TTCTTCGCAGCTACTGAAGTAACCACTCGCTAAGCATTGGCTTATGAGTGAAGGTGAATCCATGACTACATCGACTGTAAAAACTAACCTGCTGGGTCTGACTCAGCTGGAAATGGAAAAATTCTTCGACTCAATCGGGGAGAAGCGTTTCCGTGCCGGTCAGGTAATGAAATGGATTCACCACCTTGGCGTCGATGATTTCGACGCCATGACGAACGTCAGCAAAGCCTTGCGCGACAAGCTCAAGGCGATTGCTGAAGTTCGCGGTCCTGAAGTCGTCAGCGAGGACATTTCCACCGACGGCACCCGTAAATGGGTGGTGCGCGTGGCGTCCGGCAGCTGCGTCGAGACCGTTTACATTCCCCAGGGCAAACGCGGCACATTGTGCGTTTCGTCCCAGGCAGGCTGTGCCCTGGATTGCAGTTTCTGCTCCACCGGCAAGCAAGGTTTCAACAGCAACCTCACCGCCGCCGAAGTCATCGGCCAAGTGTGGATTGCCAATAAATCGTTCGGCAGCATCCCGGCGACCGCCGACCGTGCCATCACCAACGTGGTGATGATGGGCATGGGTGAGCCGCTGCTGAACTTCGACAACGTCGTGGCCGCCATGCATCTGATGATGGATGACCTGGGCTACGGGATTTCCAAGCGCCGCGTGACCCTGTCCACTTCGGGCGTGGTGCCGATGATCGATGAGCTGGCCAAGCACATCGACGTCTCCCTGGCGTTGTCGCTGCACGCACCGAATGACGCATTGCGTAACCAATTGGTGCCGATCAACAAGAAGTATCCGCTTAAGATGCTGCTCGAATCTTGCCAGCGCTACATGGCGACCTTGGGCGAGAAGCGTGTGTTGACCATTGAGTACACCATGCTCAAGGACATCAACGACAAGGTTGAGCATGCGGTCGAGATGATCGAACTGCTGAAAAATGTCCCGTGCAAAATCAACTTGATTC
The window above is part of the Pseudomonas prosekii genome. Proteins encoded here:
- the rlmN gene encoding 23S rRNA (adenine(2503)-C(2))-methyltransferase RlmN, with amino-acid sequence MTTSTVKTNLLGLTQLEMEKFFDSIGEKRFRAGQVMKWIHHLGVDDFDAMTNVSKALRDKLKAIAEVRGPEVVSEDISTDGTRKWVVRVASGSCVETVYIPQGKRGTLCVSSQAGCALDCSFCSTGKQGFNSNLTAAEVIGQVWIANKSFGSIPATADRAITNVVMMGMGEPLLNFDNVVAAMHLMMDDLGYGISKRRVTLSTSGVVPMIDELAKHIDVSLALSLHAPNDALRNQLVPINKKYPLKMLLESCQRYMATLGEKRVLTIEYTMLKDINDKVEHAVEMIELLKNVPCKINLIPFNPFPHSGYERPSNNAIRRFQDQLHHAGFNVTVRTTRGEDIDAACGQLVGQVLDRTRRSERYIAVRELSADNDMAQNAANNN